CAGGAGCTCTCTGAAAGCCTGGAGCCAGCCCAGTCCcacccagcacaggcactggaagggaAGGACACCCCACACACCTCTTTGAAGGATTTCTTCACCTCCACCAGTGGGTGCCAGTGGGCGATGGGCTTGCGGGGGTAGGCCAGCATCTCGTTCCAGTGgtctctgcccagcccctcggCGTTGACCCCCACGCGGCACACCCCGATGATCTCGTTGTGGCCCACCCTGGAACAGCAGAGAAGGAGCACCatcaccatccatccatccctccatcctccctccatccatcaattcctccatccatccatccatctatccatccatccatccatccatccatccatccatccatccatccatccatccatccatccatccctccatccatccatccatccatccatccatccatccatccatccatccatccatcctccctccatccctccatccatcatccatccctccatccctccatccctccatccatccatccatcatccatccctccatccatccatccatccatccatccatccatccatccatccatccatccatccatccatcccgCTGGCTGCCCACTCCTGGCCAGGCAAAGCCTGGACCCTGCTGCTGGTGAGCCTGGGCTGTGGtgtctgccccagccctgccaccaccaCAGGTAATTACAGcagcttttaaattatttctgcagGTCAGTCCAGACACAGAGGTGTGAGCAGTGCTCTACAGCAAGAACAACCCCAGCTTCATCAATATATAATTCATACACCCAGAGCTGCTCGGGCTGACATTATTTGCTTTCTAAAATGGGTTGCAGGACAATAAATAACCAAGGGGAATGTGGCACTTGCTCAAGGAAATGCCATAAAGCAGGGACCAGCCTTGCCAAACTCGTTATTTTTCCATAACCATAAATATCAATGTCACTGTAGCAATATATCACCAGAGACAGGTGAATACCACTGAGCTCTGCCATGAGGAAAACAGTGTGGAAAACACTGTGGAAAATTGCATTTGAGCTGGAAAATCTGCACCCAATGGATGCTCTCCCCTCCAGCTCTCCAGAGCCTCCCACCTACCGATCATAATCCATGACAGAGATAAGGAGGCTGACTTGATCCATGTTCTCGGGGGGAATGTCAAAGATTATTGCTTCATTGTAGGTGGGATTAAGTGTGTTTTTCTTTAtggtggttttcttctttttcagtctTCGCCCGTCACAGAGCAAAGACACTTTGACATATGGATCTAGGGAGGAAGAGACAGAAGACCTTTCGTTGATGAAAACGTGTTTTGTTACTTTTGCAATATAGAAACAGCTTTATCAGAGGATGGGCTGTGAGTTCCCATGAGCCAGAGGTGCTCTTCAAATGGACTTTTAGAAAAAAGTTTATTTGCAGACCAGTAAAATCCTCCATTTCTCATGCTGGTGTGGGTGGTGACCTGAACTTCAGGCACCAGAGAACCTGCACAGCATTATTATTTTTGCAGAAAGGCTGAGCTGGCTTCACCTCAAGTCTCAATTCTCAGACATTTCATATGGCATTAAGCTCCAGCTgagcagaaacattttttgCAAAGGTCTCTTTTGTTACTGCTTTTTGTACAATGAAATTCACATACTCTGAAGTTGGTGTCTGGAAAAGAAATTGGATTTTATGATGAAAACCAGAATTTGTGCATGCTAAATTTGCAAGTCAGCTCTTTGAAACTGCAAATGCAAACAGTCTTTAGGTGGCTGTGATCCTCAGGTTTGACTACTGGGGATCACATTCCAGTGGGATTTATCCAGGTGGGCCATGATCCTTTCCTGACCTTGGGGTGAAGGAGTTGATTCTGGCTGTAAAGGCTTACAAGGGATCTAAGTGTCCAAGCCAAGAGATGGATCAGAGCTCTAGCCCTACAAACCCTCCAGTgggatgggaaaaaaagtgaCAAATTGTCTACTTGAAAAATTTTGTTTGCACTTGAAACACAGACAAAGTTTTCTCAGGTATTCACCCACCATCTACTGAGGGTACagtgagggaagaggaggagatgtGGCTGCAAGGGGATCCTCCTCAGCCACCAAACACCCACCTGAGTAACCAGTGATGTCCATAGCTTTGAGATTCCTGCATTTAATGACTGTTAAGGTGAGGCGACCTGCAGTTGGCAAATAACAAAGGGAAAACATGATCTCGCCCAGGTCCACGCTTTCCTTCAATAAAGCAGAGAACAGATTTTATTGGAAATGTGCAGAAccagcctcctcctccaccccagcatttcctctgctctgccattTGTAGCAAAGGGTATTTTACTTGATTCAAGTGCACCCCAACACGATTTGGCTAAAAATGAATacagagaatgggaaaaataGGTTACACCTCCACATCTTAGTTAAGGACAATCTTCCTCTGCCTCAGTGGAGTCTGTGATTCCTATTGCACCCTCCCAGCTATGCACAGCTCATGCACAGCACTCCTGCTCCACTGCTCACAGTGAGATGGGATATCTCGCACAAATCAATGCAGAGAGGAAATCAAATTAGTATCAAGTCTTGTTTGAATGTACTGTGCATGTCTCTAGTGCCTGGTTCCTCCAGGAATGTGACAAGCACGGTGAGGTGACAGCAAGACGAGCTCCTGACATGCAGTGGTGCCACGTTCTCCAGTTGTGCACTGCAGAAATCTCCTCAGAAACTTTCTGTGACAGCCAGTGCCATCAGTTCATAAcatcacagactggtttgggttggaagagaccttgaaATTATTCTAGTTTCAACCGCCTGCCGTGGGCGGGGATGAATTCAGTAATGAAGGTTTGTGACTGACAGTGCCCAACATTCCtgcataaaatgaaaatgtctttcaGTAACACAGTGGTTTTCTCCGAAAGTGAGCATGAGTTTTTGGGCAGTTACCAACTAGGGGGGTAAAACTTTAGCCAGAAGTCAGCCAAGAAGGGTCTGTTGAGCTTTTAGTTTGTGACATGTGCACGTTTGGACCACCAAGCCCTTTGAGGTGCCCTCGAGGAGCAGGCACAGCGTGGGGCTGGGTGTTTGTGAGTATAAATGGGGAATTAACCAGCAGATGGCACTCAGAAATGTCTGGTACTTTAGGATTACACAGAAGCCAACACAAATTACTCTTTTAGTGCCCCATCAAATAACTTTTATCCATGGCTCTTAGCACTTCTTGTACCTGCAGCTTCATCAACTACACCTCCTAAAAGCCCTTTCCATCATTGCCTTGCCCATGGGaagtcagggaaaaataaacaaaccaaatgTCTGATTTAAACTAGAAAGCATCACCATCCGAAGTCAGCAGAAAGATTTCCAAACACCTTctaaaaatggatttaaaaaaaaaaatcttatttttctaCATACAGATCCCACATCTGTAGAGCAAACAACCAGTTTATTTTGGGAAACAGTGTGTTTGATTCCTTTCAGTGTGATATAATGATCTGCTGAAGAGAAATTGTGGCTGTTAGGAGTAGAGTGATGGAACTAGAAAGACAAGTAAATGCACTTAAAGCTTTGCTAAGTGTTAGGGGAATAGATCTTGTTGATGGATGAGGTTTTTGCCAAATTATTTCCTGCTCATTCTCAGGTAAGGCAAAGATTAAATCTTTATTCCACTTAGATGTGCAGAATACTAATGaatattatataaaattttGATTGGGTCTGTTCTTTCAAGCATTCTTTGTTCTTAGTTGGTGTGGGAGGGACGAGGGCAGGAGACCTTGGACAAGATGTCAgaagagagcagccctgtgtgaGATGGTGAGAGCACCCTCTGGACACTATCTCATCTTCTATTCCTCTCCTTGCACTGAGAGGACCCATTCAGGGTATAAAATGAACATAATTTATTCTTTGACCTCATTGTATCAGgtcaagagatttttctttgcaaCCATAAATACAAGAGAGCAAAGCGTGTCCTGTGGGTACATTATTTTCTTGCAGATTATAGACATTGGGACATTTCCAAAATTCATATCAGTACCTTTTAGGAAATAATGGAAGCTCTGAATCAATAGACTTGAAACCAAAGATGTTTCCCTGATTCACAAGCTGTACAGTCATTAATTAAGTAGCTGAGTGCTGGCTACTTGTGCAGATCAGTTCTTAAGTGTATTCCTACCCTCCTACCCACACCACTGATCTCATGCATTATTAGGCACCCAGAGCTTTCTTGGGGTTTTGTGCAAACTGTATTTACCCTTCTCAATTTGGATTAAACAGAAATGTCCTTGGGTGTGCTACAGCTGGCTGAGATGTTCAGGAGCAGCACATTCCTTAAGAATGGCACAAAGAGGATGAGGGGATGGAGCCAAATGTAGTGCTGGACGTGTCTGTGGCAGCTCTGCCGGGCTCCTGCTCAACACACCCTGGGcatggggctggctctgctcccctcacaCCTTCTCTGGGGGCTCTCCCCTCAACAGCCCTTCTGCTGGTGTATCTCCACCTGCTTTGGTGGGGTTTTCCCCCATTACATGAGATTATTTAGCCAGGAAAGCATCCACTATTGCTTGCAGAACCACCAGGCAGGTTCCTCCAGGAGGCATCAGCACATCAGGAGCACTTTGCTCCCTTTCCAGCAGCCCCTCTCGGGGTGAAGGATGTGCCTGGTGCCTGCTTACCTCTCTGCcagcatttctgctttcattacCACCCATCAGTCACAACAGCCATGGCTGTTTGCAGGTTGGAAGCCAAGAGCTGTGAGCACCCTGCTAACTCAAACTGTTGCTTTCCTCATGGCTGATCCTGTGCCTccttcccacagctctcccaggcaAGATGCTCaaaaggcagcacagcagcagctcccagcactgccccagggcGCCTGGCAGGCACCACCTCCACCCTGTGTCCTCAGGCTGGCAGGGCAAAGCTCTCCGTGCCCTCCCaggacagctccagcccctgagCCACCTTCCAGGGCGGGTGATGTGCTGTGTGTCCCCTGAGTGCCCTGGGACCccactgggcacagcagcacaggacacGGGGCTGTGCACACCTGCTGGGCTTCACAGAGCTGTCAGAAGGTTCTGGacaccctgcagcaggagaatgGGCACTGGTGGAAGTCACCAAGAGGTTCAGCTGGCGGGGACACAGTGCTGAGGGAAAAAGCACCAGAGTTACAAAGCAAATGTCTTGTGGCACTGCTGGCCACagtaaatatttgtgtttgaCACTTCCCTCCTCGGCACAGAAAGCAGGGGAGCAAAGGTATGAGATGAGCTATGAGGGAAGCTGCAGGACAGATTTTTGCAAGATGTGGCATTCTGCCAGTCACCAGGAAAGATGTGACAGGGCCCACGCTTCCAGCCACAGGGGTGGGGATGTCTCATCTTTCAGTCTCAGGAATAACAATGTCACATGACAATGACAATGGCTGATTTagtgtccagctgcagagcagttcAATCATTCACTCGCCCTGAGGACCAGCCAGATCCTCCTGGGAGGGCGGTGGAGGAGCAGACAGCTATTATGGAGAGGTTAATGTCACTGCTCTGCACTCAGTGATCAATGTGAGCACTTGgcttctcctgccagctccGTGTGACATGGAAAGGGCTGGGACTTTTCCTCTCTGAGGCTTGGTTTCTCTTCCAGAAGGAATTCAACAGAACTATTAAAGGATCCAAATCCAGCTCTGGAAGAATTTCCAGCAGCACATGCAGCACCTCTCAGCACCAAGGGGCTGGTactggccctgcagagctcttccTGACTGTGATCACCTGGTGCCTTAagtttttagcttttctattcTCAGATCCTGTACTGCACTAGTGGAGAACTCTGAACTCCATATGGAGTGTTAGTAAGCTCTCTCCACATTTTTCTCAGGCAAAACAATCCTTCCAAGCCTGAGAACCAAGGTCACCCTCTGCCTTGGGTTACCAAGTATAAAAAGTATAAAGAAAAGTGAGTGGGGGGCAGAAGCAAACCAGGGGAATAttacttcattacctgaagctataattggacaattaacccctgATGTGCAAACAGACCAAGCTTTTATCTGTCTGAGAAACTCGTGACCATtgttcatcttgggtgtagtCTCTGCCAGGCTTTtgactgcccaaggtgtattGTTGAGGGCCTTTAATAAATACCcactttattctttttaatctgGCTAGCCTCTGTCCTTGGTAGCCACTCCAAGGCATCCCATGGCAGAGagctgggccatggctgcaggTCCCTGGGGCTAACAGGAGGTGAGGAGCCCTCAGCTGGGAGCCATGAAGGATTGATTTACCCCCGTGGAGaccccccaccctgcccagcagaCACTCACCGTCGTGGCGTACTGAATGTCCCTCCAGATGGAAGTCTCCCGCGAGAGGTCCGAGTCCTCGAACAGGTTCTCCAAGATAACTTCTCCAATCATGTCGTGCCTGGAGAACCTGTCAAAGTCAAAGACGCTCAGGTGGAGCTTCCTGCTCGCCAGCTCCTCGTGGGGCACGGGGAAGTGGAAGGACTCGTCGAAGGTGGGGTTCAGAGTCTTCCTGTGCACGCGCGTCTGGAACTTGCGCTTGCGGTCGGGCAGGAGGTAGATCTTCACATAGGGATCCGAGCTGCCACAGAAGTCTTTGGCTGGCAAGTCAAAAGCCCTGAGAATTCGGACAGTCAGCGTC
This region of Haemorhous mexicanus isolate bHaeMex1 chromosome 25, bHaeMex1.pri, whole genome shotgun sequence genomic DNA includes:
- the SYT6 gene encoding synaptotagmin-6, which encodes MSGPREDGRCRRAISILTELCQKKSLPSLDLDTCREFLLLPSDQSLIISEPELSVSLLAVIVIVCGLALVAVFVFLFWKLCWVPWRNKALSSHLAVLRSEAGHKDSMADKLKDTGAISFLEAAVKISHTSPDIPAEVQMSMKDHIMRRTRIQRQTTEPASSTRHISFKRHLPRQMHVSSMDYGLEVPAVAEQPTSIGRIKPELYKQKTVDTEDPKKEAEKTCGKINFTLKYDYENETLTVRILRAFDLPAKDFCGSSDPYVKIYLLPDRKRKFQTRVHRKTLNPTFDESFHFPVPHEELASRKLHLSVFDFDRFSRHDMIGEVILENLFEDSDLSRETSIWRDIQYATTESVDLGEIMFSLCYLPTAGRLTLTVIKCRNLKAMDITGYSDPYVKVSLLCDGRRLKKKKTTIKKNTLNPTYNEAIIFDIPPENMDQVSLLISVMDYDRVGHNEIIGVCRVGVNAEGLGRDHWNEMLAYPRKPIAHWHPLVEVKKSFKEWHGRAASFDSQGSCPSPKPPPTP